A single window of Longimicrobiaceae bacterium DNA harbors:
- a CDS encoding arsenosugar biosynthesis-associated peroxidase-like protein has protein sequence MHQHYYDAHDLPRFGEIGKDAPHLAEKFFGWYNAVFAEGALSEREKSLIALAVAHAVQCPYCIDAYSSDCLAKGADGEQMTEAVHVAAAIRGGASLVHGIQMRNHVEKLGM, from the coding sequence ATGCACCAGCACTACTACGACGCGCACGACCTCCCGCGGTTCGGGGAGATCGGCAAGGACGCGCCGCACCTGGCCGAGAAGTTCTTCGGCTGGTACAACGCGGTGTTCGCCGAGGGCGCGCTGTCCGAGCGGGAGAAGAGCCTGATCGCGCTTGCGGTCGCGCACGCGGTGCAGTGCCCGTACTGCATCGACGCGTACTCGTCGGACTGCCTGGCGAAGGGCGCGGACGGGGAGCAGATGACCGAGGCCGTGCACGTGGCGGCGGCCATCCGCGGCGGCGCGTCGCTGGTGCACGGCATCCAGATGCGCAACCACGTGGAAAAGCTGGGGATGTGA
- the arsS gene encoding arsenosugar biosynthesis radical SAM (seleno)protein ArsS (Some members of this family are selenoproteins.) translates to MSATGRVLPTLQKRHAPLSSAAWQRGQLARVPVARSFEDALAGAGLYPLHATGIDIFQVNVGRKCNQTCRHCHVDAGPDRTEMMPDAVMDRCLEVIESTHIPVVDITGGAPELHKRWRELVTRSRAVGKRVMDRCNLTITLLPNYAYLPEFFAEHAVEVVASLPHYRQKGTDTQRGDGVFEQSLEALRRLNAVGYGQPGSGLVLNLVTNPVGTFLPGNQAALEADWKRQMRRLYGIEFNALFTITNMPISRFLDFLEDGGSLGEYMERLVTAFNPAAAAGVMCRNTLSVGWDGTLYDCDFNQMLEMPVEPRAPRTIFEFDLERLARREIVLGAHCFGCTAGAGSSCGGATAG, encoded by the coding sequence GTGAGCGCGACCGGCCGGGTGCTGCCCACGCTTCAGAAGCGCCACGCGCCGCTCTCGTCCGCCGCGTGGCAGCGGGGGCAGCTCGCGCGCGTGCCGGTGGCGCGGTCGTTCGAGGACGCGCTCGCGGGGGCCGGCCTGTACCCGCTGCATGCGACCGGCATCGACATCTTCCAGGTCAACGTGGGCCGCAAGTGCAACCAGACCTGCCGCCACTGCCACGTGGACGCCGGCCCGGATCGCACGGAGATGATGCCCGACGCGGTGATGGACCGCTGCCTGGAGGTCATCGAGAGCACCCACATCCCGGTGGTCGACATCACCGGCGGCGCGCCGGAGCTGCACAAGCGCTGGCGCGAGCTGGTGACGCGCAGCCGCGCGGTGGGCAAGCGGGTGATGGACCGCTGCAACCTGACCATCACGCTGCTGCCCAACTACGCGTACCTGCCGGAGTTCTTCGCCGAGCACGCGGTGGAGGTCGTCGCGTCGCTGCCGCACTATCGCCAGAAGGGCACCGACACGCAACGGGGCGATGGCGTGTTCGAGCAGTCCCTAGAGGCGCTGCGGCGGCTGAACGCCGTCGGTTACGGCCAGCCGGGCAGCGGGCTGGTGCTGAACCTCGTCACCAATCCCGTCGGCACCTTCCTGCCCGGCAACCAGGCGGCGCTTGAGGCGGACTGGAAGCGGCAGATGCGGCGCCTGTACGGCATCGAGTTCAACGCGCTGTTCACCATCACCAACATGCCCATCTCGCGCTTCCTGGATTTCCTGGAAGACGGCGGCTCGCTGGGCGAGTATATGGAGCGGCTGGTGACGGCGTTCAACCCGGCGGCCGCAGCGGGCGTCATGTGCCGCAACACATTGTCGGTGGGGTGGGACGGCACGCTGTACGACTGCGACTTCAACCAGATGCTGGAGATGCCGGTGGAGCCGCGTGCGCCGCGCACCATCTTCGAGTTCGACCTGGAGCGGCTGGCGCGGCGCGAGATCGTGCTGGGCGCGCACTGCTTCGGCTGCACCGCAGGCGCGGGGTCGAGCTGCGGCGGCGCCACCGCCGGCTGA